Proteins from a genomic interval of Quercus robur chromosome 9, dhQueRobu3.1, whole genome shotgun sequence:
- the LOC126699454 gene encoding uncharacterized protein At4g00950 translates to MGSEADCEANSTPKLSLFSFPSNPPEPTGTLTPPPRIQASVPFQWEEAPGKPRPCTKTTTESSSKPKCVRSLELPPRLLLSESKMTNTPSPTTVLDGPYLGRSISFRFSLRSPEALVGKKLAKDKGGSMRWGSFRKTKEVVEGIFDFSSYPVVDSGGGGDTKMKITRVKKRSGSFSNLSHTKPHFLANIYESLKQAVPWRRRQERLRKRDSHSVTF, encoded by the exons aTGGGGTCCGAGGCAGACTGCGAAGCAAACTCCACACCTaagctctctcttttctcattcCCAAGCAACCCACCCGAGCCTACAGGAACGTTAACACCACCACCCCGAATCCAAGCTTCGGTTCCATTCCAGTGGGAGGAAGCACCAGGCAAACCTAGGCCATGCACGAAAACAACAACCGAATCTAGTTCCAAACCCAAGTGTGTAAGATCCTTGGAACTGCCTCCGAGGTTGTTGTTGAGTGAGAGCAAAATGACCAACACACCCTCCCCAACTACGGTGTTGGATGGACCTTATTTGGGCCGGTCTATCTCTTTCAGGTTTTCACTTAGGAGCCCAGAAGCTTTGGTGGGGAAGAAGTTGGCTAAAGACAAAGGAGGGTCTATGAGGTGGGGGAGTTTCAGGAAGACTAAGGAGGTTGTTGAGGGTATTTTCGACTTTTCATCATATCCGGTGGTGgatagtggtggtggtggtgatacAAAGATGAAGATCACAAGGGTTAAGAAAAGGTCTGGGAGCTTCTCGAATCTTTCTCACACAAAGCCACATTTTTTG GCAAACATTTATGAAAGCTTAAAGCAAGCGGTCCCATGGAGACGTAGGCAAGAAAGACTAAGAAAGAGGGACTCTCACTCTgtgactttttag
- the LOC126700677 gene encoding uncharacterized protein LOC126700677, translating into MGDETRNNHEENRRTMYELLHPTQNYVPSCIMFPPNAPHVELKQGLLAILLDFRGQENENPYVHVRAFEKVISSFYAQNVIETAKLRFFPFLLKDKARGWLYILKPRSIGSWREMAKEFFKKHFPPHKVQQVKRRIASFVQGENETLYQAWERYKDLFNFCPTHGYEDWRLVSYFYEGLTPRDRQVVQLSCEGDFLQKEPEDAMDYLDEIAENSNTWTGASSMDSTDRTRINTTTSSGSVFKLREDDNMSAKINMLTKEIEALKMKGSKNVSAVFREDPMEVCKICHEINHATNECASLSSFLNVPEEQVHALNSYWPNNSSYSNNYSPNMRNHPNLSYKSDNVLNPPTPRNFHSPHASSSSRPSLEDALSTFIQRQSEQNQKFESMITRLDEEVRETQSHITRLTNSLCGIERGKLPSQTHPNPINQNLKIGFKDKHEEVKAVTILRSGKEIDKSSPLVTNKSTETIVEKEKDEIKPLGLDDIEQCPIPPPFPQALKLPRKFDTASEILEHLHQVKINLPLLHVIKNGRMQLTFGSMTLELNIFHVAKQPHKDDDCAYVNLIVVVVLEEQQMMAINKGWEPCFEELLENEKNIVHSSEEAPQLGA; encoded by the exons ATGGGTGATGAAACACGTAATAATCATGAGGAGAATAGAAGAACTATGTATGAATTGTTGCATCCCACACAAAATTATGTTCCTTCATGCATCATGTTTCCACCTAATGCACCACATGTAGAATTGAAGCAAGGTTTATTAGCAATACTTCTTGACTTTAggggacaagaaaatgaaaatccttATGTCCATGTTAGAGCTTTTGAAAAGGTAATTAGTAGTTTCTATGCACAAAATGTTATTGAAACTGCTAAGTTacgtttctttccttttttacttAAGGATAAGGCAAGAGGTTGGCTTTACATCTTGAAACCTAGGTCTATAGGTAGTTGGAGGGAGATGGCCAAAGagttttttaagaaacattttCCTCCCCACAAAGTCCAGCAAGTAAAAAGAAGGATAGCTAGTTTTGTCCAAGGAGAAAATGAGACCTTATACCAAGCTTGGGAAAGGTACAAAGATCTTTTCAATTTCTGCCCAACTCATGGGTATGAAGATTGGAGGTTGGTTAGTTATTTTTATGAAGGACTTACACCTAGGGACCGACAGGTTGTTCAACTCTCATGCGAAGGGGACTTTTTACAAAAAGAACCCGAAGATGCAATGGATTATCTTGATGAGATAGCTGAAAACTCTAACACATGGACTGGAGCTAGCTCAATGGACTCCACTGATAGGACTAGAATTAACACTACCACTTCTAGTGGAAGTGTTTTCAAGTTGAGGGAAGATGATAACATGAGTGCAAAAATCAACATGTTAACTAAAGAAATAGAGGCACTCAAAATGAAAGGAAGTAAGAATGTTAGTGCTGTCTTTAGAGAGGACCCAATGGAGGTGTGTAAAATTTGTCATGAGATAAACCATGCTACAAATGAATGTGCATCACTTTCATCATTCTTGAATGTGCCAGAAGAACAAGTACATGCATTGAATTCATACTGGCCAAATAATTCTTCATATTCTAACAATTATAGCCCAAATATGCGAAACCATCCGAATTTGAGTTATAAAAGTGACAATGTGTTGAATCCTCCTACTCCAAGGAATTTTCATTCACCACATGCATCATCATCTTCTAGACCTTCCTTGGAGGATGCACTTAGTACTTTCATTCAAAGGCAAAGTGAGCAAAATCAAAAGTTTGAATCCATGATCACTAGGCTAGATGAAGAGGTAAGAGAGACCCAGAGTCATATAACTAggcttacaaattcattgtgtgggataGAGAGAGGGAAGCTCCCTTCCCAAACTCACCCCAATCCCATcaatcaaaatctaaaaattggcTTTAAGGATAAACATGAGGAAGTAAAAGCTGTGACCATTTTGAGGAGTGGTAAAGAGATTGATAAAAGTTCTCCTTTAGTAACTAATAAATCTACGGAGACCATAGTTGAAAAAGAGAAGGATGAAATTAAGCCACTTGGGCTTGATGACATTGAACAATGCCCAATCCCTCCACCATTTCCCCAAGCCTTAAAATTACCTAGGAAATTTGACACCGCATCTGAGatattagagcatttgcatcaaGTCAAGATAAATTTGCCATTATTGCATGTTATCAA GAATGGGAGAATGCAACTCACTTTTGGTTCCATGACTTTGGAGCTAAACATATTTCATGTGGCTAAACAACCACATAAGGATGATGACTGTGCTTATGTGAACCTCATTGTGGTGGTG GTTTTGGAAGAACAACAGATGATGGCAATTAATAAAGGGTGGGAGCCTTGCTTTGAGGAGCtactagaaaatgaaaaaaatatcgTGCATTCAAGTGAAGAGGCACCACAACTGGGAGCTTAA